The proteins below come from a single Drosophila suzukii chromosome X, CBGP_Dsuzu_IsoJpt1.0, whole genome shotgun sequence genomic window:
- the Ranbp16 gene encoding ran-binding protein 16 isoform X1: MDIQQLEVLCKQLYEATDISIRAEAEKALVTFVNSQDALPKCQLLLDRADSSYAQLLAASTLTKLIQGLSLEQRIDIRSYALNYLATRFNLQHFVIQALVTLLAKITKFGWFDTYKGELVFQNLLEDVKKFLQGSTEHCTIGVQILSQLVCEMNSIVELDVHLSFSKNRKIATSFRDQQLYEVFLLSCSLLITARDNSKTINFMDESQQALISHVLRLTKNCLSFDFIGSSTDESADDMNNVQIPTAWRPAFLDSNTLKLFFDLYQILPNGLASYSISCLVQMTSVRRSLFSNSERTKFLTHLVEGVRDILNSLHGLSDPDNYHEFCRLLARLKSNYQLGELIAVPCYPQAIELIAKFTVQSLHMWLFAPNSVHYLLTLWQRMVASVPYVKSPDPHLLGTYTPEVIKAYIDSRLDAVPVIVRDNLEDPLDDLCMVQQQLEQLSVIERCEYNKTCSLLVQHFDQKAHEYENLLQSPNANPIDITIHELQLTWLVYIIGSAIVGRLSVTTSDEHDTMDAELVIRVLQLMSLTDARLPQAGCEKLELAILSFLDQVRKMHSSEQAQKANVYKRLNEVFGLSDEQMLLSFINRKIITNLKFWGRSEPIITKTLMLLSDLSVHFNSVRKLARLEEVQFMLTHHTSEHFPFLGTNSTLSEMRCRTMFYTSLGRLLMFDLGEDEERFYKFLEPLTNQFESLGSVLMDTNIFPNDEAKKATIGLARDLRGLALPLNARIQYTMLFEWLYYADYLPILLRAMELWAHDPAVTTPVLKLFAELVHCRTQRLAGNVSSPMGILLFREASKLICIYGNRILHQDVPRDRLYPMRLKGIAICFLILKNSLGGNYVNCGVFKLYGDDTLDNVLNVIAKLILSIQQSDLLEYPKLSTAYYNLLNCLSQDHVSYLAALEPAAFVYILKSLTKGLAALDSAIYISCCTILDSIVSYIFKQLQMKVSTFPNKKLRSLNQENAQFLKVVEINSELLQSMMSSLLNNVLAEDCRNQWSMSRPLLVLILLYEDYYRSLKDRIICGQPMEKQQTMSQWFDDLMVGIERNVSSKNKEKFTQNLSTFRRDMVNLPKSNANLTGGGDHFATNAPSTADQNSNSENQSMVRRFRVIDQCATLDSNHVSLSPRHIRANGELEDEWWFFE; this comes from the exons ATG GATATACAACAACTGGAGGTACTGTGCAAGCAACTCTACGAAGCCACAGACATTAGCATTCGTGCGGAGGCGGAAAAGGCACTGGTGACATTCGTAAACAGCCAGGATGCGCTGCCCAAGTGTCAGTTGCTATTGGACAGAGCCGACTCCAGCTACGCCCAGCTGCTGGCCGCCTCCACGCTGACCAAACTAATCCAGGGACTCAGTCTCGAGCAGCGCATCGACATACGCAGCTATGCCCTCAACTACCTGGCTACGCGATTCAACCTGCAGCACTTTGTTATCCAGGCACTGGTTACTTTACTGGCCAAGATCACCAAATTCGGCTGGTTCGACACGTACAAGGGGGAGCTGGTCTTTCAGAACCTCTTGGAGGATGTGAAAAAGTTCTTGCAG GGCTCCACTGAGCACTGCACCATCGGCGTGCAAATTCTTTCGCAGCTGGTTTGCGAAATGAACTCCATTGTGGAGCTGGACGTCCACTTGTCGTTTTCGAAGAATCGAAAAATAGCCACTTCCTTTCGGGACCAGCAGCTCTATGAGGTCTTTTTGCTATCCTGCTCACTGTTGATCACGGCCCGCGACAATAGCAAAACCATTAACTTCATGGACGAATCGCAGCAAGC GCTAATATCACACGTGTTGCGTTTAACGAAAAATTGTCTAAGCTTTGACTTCATAGGCAGTTCTACAGATGAATCCGCAGACGATATGAACAATGTACAG ATACCCACAGCTTGGCGCCCTGCATTCTTAGATTCGAACacacttaaacttttttttgatttatacCAAATTTTGCCCAATGGTTTAGCTAGCTACTCCATATCCTGCCTGGTACAAATGACATCTGTGCGTCGCTCTCTTTTTAGTAATTCAGAGAGAACGAAATTCCTTACACATTTGGTCGAAGGAGTGCGTGATATTTTGAACTCCCTGCAC GGCTTGAGTGATCCAGATAACTACCATGAATTCTGCCGCTTGTTAGCTCGCCTTAAGTCCAATTACCAGTTAGGCGAACTAATAGCGGTCCCATGTTATCCCCAAGCCATTGAACTGATAGCAAAGTTTACTGTGCAGTCCCTGCAT ATGTGGCTTTTTGCACCGAATAGTGTACATTATTTACTCACATTATGGCAACGTATGGTTGCCTCTGTACCATATGTAAAGTCCCCGGATCCGCATTTGCTAGGCACATACACCCCGGAGGTTATCAAGGCGTACATTGACTCGCGCCTGGATGCGGTACCCGTAATTGTCCGAGACAATTTGGAGGACCCACTGGACGATCTCTGTATGGTGCAGCAGCAACTGGAGCAATTGTCTGTTATAGAAAGGTGCGAGTATAACAAGACTTGTAGTCTTCTTGTTCAGCATTTTGACCAGAAGGCCCATGAGTACGAGAATCTTTTGCAGTCGCCCAACGCCAATCCCATAGACATCACCATACACGAGCTACAGCTCACGTGGTTGGTGTACATAATCGGGTCGGCCATAGTGGGTCGTCTTTCGGTAACGACAAGCGATGAGCATGACACCATGGACGCGGAGCTCGTGATAAGAGTCCTCCAGCTGATGAGCCTTACGGATGCTCGTTTGCCACAGGCTGGCTGCGAGAAGCTGGAGCTTGCGATACTTAGTTTTCTGGACCAAGTCCGAAAAATGCACAGCAGTGAGCAGGCTCAAAAGGCAAATGTATACAAGAGACTTAATGAGGTGTTTGGACTGAGTGACGAGCAAATGCTTTTAAGTTTTATAAACCGTAAAAT TATTACAAACCTTAAGTTTTGGGGACGCTCTGAGCCGATTATCACCAAAACCCTTATGCTACTTTCCGATCTCTCGGTGCACTTTAACTCTGTGCGCAAACTTGCACGTCTCGAGGAAGTTCAATTCATGCTTACACATCACACTAGCGAGCATTTCCCATTCCTAGGAACCAATTCTACATTGAGTGAAATGAGATGTCGCACCATGTTTTACACTTCTTTGGGGCGCTTATTGATGTTCGACTTGGGCGAAGATGAAGAGagattttataaatttttggAACCTTTAACAA ATCAATTTGAGTCCCTTGGTTCCGTGCTGATGGACACCAATATATTTCCTAACGATGAGGCTAAAAAGGCCACCATTGGCTTGGCTCGTGACCTTCGTGGCTTAGCTCTGCCGCTCAATGCTCGCATTCAATACACCATGCTCTTTGAATGGCT TTACTATGCGGACTACCTGCCCATACTGCTGCGCGCAATGGAGCTATGGGCTCACGATCCTGCCGTCACGACACCAGTTCTTAAACTATTTGCCGAGCTGGTGCATTGCCGCACTCAAAGACTCGCTGGCAATGTGTCCAGCCCCATGGGCATTCTCCTATTCCGCGAGGCTTCAAAACTTATTTGTATATACGGCAATCGCATTCTGCATCAGGATGTACCGCGCGACCGACTGTACCCAATGAGACTTAAAGGAATTGCCATATGCtttttaatcttaaaaaactCACTCGGTGGAAATTATGTAAATTGCGGTGTGTTCAAACTGTACGGCGATGATACATTGGACAATGTACTGAATGTTATCGCAAAGCTAATACTCTCGATACAACAGAGCGATCTACTA GAATATCCAAAACTATCGACGGCCTATTACAACTTACTAAATTGCCTTTCACAAGATCATGTTTCTTATTTGGCTGCTTTGGAACCTGCTGCATTcgtatacattttaaaaagtcTAACTAAGGGACTTGCGGCATTAG aCTCAGCCATTTACATTAGTTGCTGCACAATTTTGGACAGTATTGTTTCCTACATCTTTAAGCAGCTTCAGATGAAAG TTTCCACATTTCCAAACAAAAAGCTTCGTAGCTTAAACCAGGAAAATGCCCAATTTTTAAAG gTTGTTGAAATTAATTCCGAGTTGCTTCAGAGTATGATGTCCTCGTTGTTGAACAACGTTTTGGCTGAGGATTGTCGAAACCAGTGGTCAATGTCACGACCACTGCTTGTTCTTATTTTACTCTACGAGGACTATTATCG CTCCCTAAAAGATAGAATCATCTGCGGGCAACCGATGGAGAAACAACAGACGATGTCTCAATGGTTTGATGACCTTATGGTTGGCATTGAGCGAAACGTTTCcagtaaaaacaaggaaaa GTTCACCCAAAATTTGTCAACATTTCGACGCGATATGGTTAACTTGCCCAAATCAAATGCAAATTTAACAG GCGGTGGTGATCATTTTGCGACAAACGCACCTTCAACGGCGGATCAAAATTCAAACTCTGAGAACCAGTCCATGGTTCGG CGTTTTCGTGTGATCGACCAATGTGCGACGTTGGATTCAAACCATGTGAGCCTGAGTCCTCGCCATATTAGAGCTAATGGAGAACTTGAGGACGAATGGTGGTTTTTCGAGTAA
- the Ranbp16 gene encoding ran-binding protein 16 isoform X3 — protein sequence MDIQQLEVLCKQLYEATDISIRAEAEKALVTFVNSQDALPKCQLLLDRADSSYAQLLAASTLTKLIQGLSLEQRIDIRSYALNYLATRFNLQHFVIQALVTLLAKITKFGWFDTYKGELVFQNLLEDVKKFLQGSTEHCTIGVQILSQLVCEMNSIVELDVHLSFSKNRKIATSFRDQQLYEVFLLSCSLLITARDNSKTINFMDESQQALISHVLRLTKNCLSFDFIGSSTDESADDMNNVQIPTAWRPAFLDSNTLKLFFDLYQILPNGLASYSISCLVQMTSVRRSLFSNSERTKFLTHLVEGVRDILNSLHGLSDPDNYHEFCRLLARLKSNYQLGELIAVPCYPQAIELIAKFTVQSLHMWLFAPNSVHYLLTLWQRMVASVPYVKSPDPHLLGTYTPEVIKAYIDSRLDAVPVIVRDNLEDPLDDLCMVQQQLEQLSVIERCEYNKTCSLLVQHFDQKAHEYENLLQSPNANPIDITIHELQLTWLVYIIGSAIVGRLSVTTSDEHDTMDAELVIRVLQLMSLTDARLPQAGCEKLELAILSFLDQVRKMHSSEQAQKANVYKRLNEVFGLSDEQMLLSFINRKIITNLKFWGRSEPIITKTLMLLSDLSVHFNSVRKLARLEEVQFMLTHHTSEHFPFLGTNSTLSEMRCRTMFYTSLGRLLMFDLGEDEERFYKFLEPLTNQFESLGSVLMDTNIFPNDEAKKATIGLARDLRGLALPLNARIQYTMLFEWLYYADYLPILLRAMELWAHDPAVTTPVLKLFAELVHCRTQRLAGNVSSPMGILLFREASKLICIYGNRILHQDVPRDRLYPMRLKGIAICFLILKNSLGGNYVNCGVFKLYGDDTLDNVLNVIAKLILSIQQSDLLEYPKLSTAYYNLLNCLSQDHVSYLAALEPAAFVYILKSLTKGLAALDSAIYISCCTILDSIVSYIFKQLQMKVSTFPNKKLRSLNQENAQFLKVVEINSELLQSMMSSLLNNVLAEDCRNQWSMSRPLLVLILLYEDYYRSLKDRIICGQPMEKQQTMSQWFDDLMVGIERNVSSKNKEKFTQNLSTFRRDMVNLPKSNANLTALLPQ from the exons ATG GATATACAACAACTGGAGGTACTGTGCAAGCAACTCTACGAAGCCACAGACATTAGCATTCGTGCGGAGGCGGAAAAGGCACTGGTGACATTCGTAAACAGCCAGGATGCGCTGCCCAAGTGTCAGTTGCTATTGGACAGAGCCGACTCCAGCTACGCCCAGCTGCTGGCCGCCTCCACGCTGACCAAACTAATCCAGGGACTCAGTCTCGAGCAGCGCATCGACATACGCAGCTATGCCCTCAACTACCTGGCTACGCGATTCAACCTGCAGCACTTTGTTATCCAGGCACTGGTTACTTTACTGGCCAAGATCACCAAATTCGGCTGGTTCGACACGTACAAGGGGGAGCTGGTCTTTCAGAACCTCTTGGAGGATGTGAAAAAGTTCTTGCAG GGCTCCACTGAGCACTGCACCATCGGCGTGCAAATTCTTTCGCAGCTGGTTTGCGAAATGAACTCCATTGTGGAGCTGGACGTCCACTTGTCGTTTTCGAAGAATCGAAAAATAGCCACTTCCTTTCGGGACCAGCAGCTCTATGAGGTCTTTTTGCTATCCTGCTCACTGTTGATCACGGCCCGCGACAATAGCAAAACCATTAACTTCATGGACGAATCGCAGCAAGC GCTAATATCACACGTGTTGCGTTTAACGAAAAATTGTCTAAGCTTTGACTTCATAGGCAGTTCTACAGATGAATCCGCAGACGATATGAACAATGTACAG ATACCCACAGCTTGGCGCCCTGCATTCTTAGATTCGAACacacttaaacttttttttgatttatacCAAATTTTGCCCAATGGTTTAGCTAGCTACTCCATATCCTGCCTGGTACAAATGACATCTGTGCGTCGCTCTCTTTTTAGTAATTCAGAGAGAACGAAATTCCTTACACATTTGGTCGAAGGAGTGCGTGATATTTTGAACTCCCTGCAC GGCTTGAGTGATCCAGATAACTACCATGAATTCTGCCGCTTGTTAGCTCGCCTTAAGTCCAATTACCAGTTAGGCGAACTAATAGCGGTCCCATGTTATCCCCAAGCCATTGAACTGATAGCAAAGTTTACTGTGCAGTCCCTGCAT ATGTGGCTTTTTGCACCGAATAGTGTACATTATTTACTCACATTATGGCAACGTATGGTTGCCTCTGTACCATATGTAAAGTCCCCGGATCCGCATTTGCTAGGCACATACACCCCGGAGGTTATCAAGGCGTACATTGACTCGCGCCTGGATGCGGTACCCGTAATTGTCCGAGACAATTTGGAGGACCCACTGGACGATCTCTGTATGGTGCAGCAGCAACTGGAGCAATTGTCTGTTATAGAAAGGTGCGAGTATAACAAGACTTGTAGTCTTCTTGTTCAGCATTTTGACCAGAAGGCCCATGAGTACGAGAATCTTTTGCAGTCGCCCAACGCCAATCCCATAGACATCACCATACACGAGCTACAGCTCACGTGGTTGGTGTACATAATCGGGTCGGCCATAGTGGGTCGTCTTTCGGTAACGACAAGCGATGAGCATGACACCATGGACGCGGAGCTCGTGATAAGAGTCCTCCAGCTGATGAGCCTTACGGATGCTCGTTTGCCACAGGCTGGCTGCGAGAAGCTGGAGCTTGCGATACTTAGTTTTCTGGACCAAGTCCGAAAAATGCACAGCAGTGAGCAGGCTCAAAAGGCAAATGTATACAAGAGACTTAATGAGGTGTTTGGACTGAGTGACGAGCAAATGCTTTTAAGTTTTATAAACCGTAAAAT TATTACAAACCTTAAGTTTTGGGGACGCTCTGAGCCGATTATCACCAAAACCCTTATGCTACTTTCCGATCTCTCGGTGCACTTTAACTCTGTGCGCAAACTTGCACGTCTCGAGGAAGTTCAATTCATGCTTACACATCACACTAGCGAGCATTTCCCATTCCTAGGAACCAATTCTACATTGAGTGAAATGAGATGTCGCACCATGTTTTACACTTCTTTGGGGCGCTTATTGATGTTCGACTTGGGCGAAGATGAAGAGagattttataaatttttggAACCTTTAACAA ATCAATTTGAGTCCCTTGGTTCCGTGCTGATGGACACCAATATATTTCCTAACGATGAGGCTAAAAAGGCCACCATTGGCTTGGCTCGTGACCTTCGTGGCTTAGCTCTGCCGCTCAATGCTCGCATTCAATACACCATGCTCTTTGAATGGCT TTACTATGCGGACTACCTGCCCATACTGCTGCGCGCAATGGAGCTATGGGCTCACGATCCTGCCGTCACGACACCAGTTCTTAAACTATTTGCCGAGCTGGTGCATTGCCGCACTCAAAGACTCGCTGGCAATGTGTCCAGCCCCATGGGCATTCTCCTATTCCGCGAGGCTTCAAAACTTATTTGTATATACGGCAATCGCATTCTGCATCAGGATGTACCGCGCGACCGACTGTACCCAATGAGACTTAAAGGAATTGCCATATGCtttttaatcttaaaaaactCACTCGGTGGAAATTATGTAAATTGCGGTGTGTTCAAACTGTACGGCGATGATACATTGGACAATGTACTGAATGTTATCGCAAAGCTAATACTCTCGATACAACAGAGCGATCTACTA GAATATCCAAAACTATCGACGGCCTATTACAACTTACTAAATTGCCTTTCACAAGATCATGTTTCTTATTTGGCTGCTTTGGAACCTGCTGCATTcgtatacattttaaaaagtcTAACTAAGGGACTTGCGGCATTAG aCTCAGCCATTTACATTAGTTGCTGCACAATTTTGGACAGTATTGTTTCCTACATCTTTAAGCAGCTTCAGATGAAAG TTTCCACATTTCCAAACAAAAAGCTTCGTAGCTTAAACCAGGAAAATGCCCAATTTTTAAAG gTTGTTGAAATTAATTCCGAGTTGCTTCAGAGTATGATGTCCTCGTTGTTGAACAACGTTTTGGCTGAGGATTGTCGAAACCAGTGGTCAATGTCACGACCACTGCTTGTTCTTATTTTACTCTACGAGGACTATTATCG CTCCCTAAAAGATAGAATCATCTGCGGGCAACCGATGGAGAAACAACAGACGATGTCTCAATGGTTTGATGACCTTATGGTTGGCATTGAGCGAAACGTTTCcagtaaaaacaaggaaaa GTTCACCCAAAATTTGTCAACATTTCGACGCGATATGGTTAACTTGCCCAAATCAAATGCAAATTTAACAG cTCTTTTGCCCCAGTAA
- the Ranbp16 gene encoding ran-binding protein 16 isoform X2, with amino-acid sequence MDIQQLEVLCKQLYEATDISIRAEAEKALVTFVNSQDALPKCQLLLDRADSSYAQLLAASTLTKLIQGLSLEQRIDIRSYALNYLATRFNLQHFVIQALVTLLAKITKFGWFDTYKGELVFQNLLEDVKKFLQGSTEHCTIGVQILSQLVCEMNSIVELDVHLSFSKNRKIATSFRDQQLYEVFLLSCSLLITARDNSKTINFMDESQQALISHVLRLTKNCLSFDFIGSSTDESADDMNNVQIPTAWRPAFLDSNTLKLFFDLYQILPNGLASYSISCLVQMTSVRRSLFSNSERTKFLTHLVEGVRDILNSLHGLSDPDNYHEFCRLLARLKSNYQLGELIAVPCYPQAIELIAKFTVQSLHMWLFAPNSVHYLLTLWQRMVASVPYVKSPDPHLLGTYTPEVIKAYIDSRLDAVPVIVRDNLEDPLDDLCMVQQQLEQLSVIERCEYNKTCSLLVQHFDQKAHEYENLLQSPNANPIDITIHELQLTWLVYIIGSAIVGRLSVTTSDEHDTMDAELVIRVLQLMSLTDARLPQAGCEKLELAILSFLDQVRKMHSSEQAQKANVYKRLNEVFGLSDEQMLLSFINRKIITNLKFWGRSEPIITKTLMLLSDLSVHFNSVRKLARLEEVQFMLTHHTSEHFPFLGTNSTLSEMRCRTMFYTSLGRLLMFDLGEDEERFYKFLEPLTNQFESLGSVLMDTNIFPNDEAKKATIGLARDLRGLALPLNARIQYTMLFEWLYYADYLPILLRAMELWAHDPAVTTPVLKLFAELVHCRTQRLAGNVSSPMGILLFREASKLICIYGNRILHQDVPRDRLYPMRLKGIAICFLILKNSLGGNYVNCGVFKLYGDDTLDNVLNVIAKLILSIQQSDLLEYPKLSTAYYNLLNCLSQDHVSYLAALEPAAFVYILKSLTKGLAALDSAIYISCCTILDSIVSYIFKQLQMKVSTFPNKKLRSLNQENAQFLKVVEINSELLQSMMSSLLNNVLAEDCRNQWSMSRPLLVLILLYEDYYRSLKDRIICGQPMEKQQTMSQWFDDLMVGIERNVSSKNKEKFTQNLSTFRRDMVNLPKSNANLTAFSCDRPMCDVGFKPCEPESSPY; translated from the exons ATG GATATACAACAACTGGAGGTACTGTGCAAGCAACTCTACGAAGCCACAGACATTAGCATTCGTGCGGAGGCGGAAAAGGCACTGGTGACATTCGTAAACAGCCAGGATGCGCTGCCCAAGTGTCAGTTGCTATTGGACAGAGCCGACTCCAGCTACGCCCAGCTGCTGGCCGCCTCCACGCTGACCAAACTAATCCAGGGACTCAGTCTCGAGCAGCGCATCGACATACGCAGCTATGCCCTCAACTACCTGGCTACGCGATTCAACCTGCAGCACTTTGTTATCCAGGCACTGGTTACTTTACTGGCCAAGATCACCAAATTCGGCTGGTTCGACACGTACAAGGGGGAGCTGGTCTTTCAGAACCTCTTGGAGGATGTGAAAAAGTTCTTGCAG GGCTCCACTGAGCACTGCACCATCGGCGTGCAAATTCTTTCGCAGCTGGTTTGCGAAATGAACTCCATTGTGGAGCTGGACGTCCACTTGTCGTTTTCGAAGAATCGAAAAATAGCCACTTCCTTTCGGGACCAGCAGCTCTATGAGGTCTTTTTGCTATCCTGCTCACTGTTGATCACGGCCCGCGACAATAGCAAAACCATTAACTTCATGGACGAATCGCAGCAAGC GCTAATATCACACGTGTTGCGTTTAACGAAAAATTGTCTAAGCTTTGACTTCATAGGCAGTTCTACAGATGAATCCGCAGACGATATGAACAATGTACAG ATACCCACAGCTTGGCGCCCTGCATTCTTAGATTCGAACacacttaaacttttttttgatttatacCAAATTTTGCCCAATGGTTTAGCTAGCTACTCCATATCCTGCCTGGTACAAATGACATCTGTGCGTCGCTCTCTTTTTAGTAATTCAGAGAGAACGAAATTCCTTACACATTTGGTCGAAGGAGTGCGTGATATTTTGAACTCCCTGCAC GGCTTGAGTGATCCAGATAACTACCATGAATTCTGCCGCTTGTTAGCTCGCCTTAAGTCCAATTACCAGTTAGGCGAACTAATAGCGGTCCCATGTTATCCCCAAGCCATTGAACTGATAGCAAAGTTTACTGTGCAGTCCCTGCAT ATGTGGCTTTTTGCACCGAATAGTGTACATTATTTACTCACATTATGGCAACGTATGGTTGCCTCTGTACCATATGTAAAGTCCCCGGATCCGCATTTGCTAGGCACATACACCCCGGAGGTTATCAAGGCGTACATTGACTCGCGCCTGGATGCGGTACCCGTAATTGTCCGAGACAATTTGGAGGACCCACTGGACGATCTCTGTATGGTGCAGCAGCAACTGGAGCAATTGTCTGTTATAGAAAGGTGCGAGTATAACAAGACTTGTAGTCTTCTTGTTCAGCATTTTGACCAGAAGGCCCATGAGTACGAGAATCTTTTGCAGTCGCCCAACGCCAATCCCATAGACATCACCATACACGAGCTACAGCTCACGTGGTTGGTGTACATAATCGGGTCGGCCATAGTGGGTCGTCTTTCGGTAACGACAAGCGATGAGCATGACACCATGGACGCGGAGCTCGTGATAAGAGTCCTCCAGCTGATGAGCCTTACGGATGCTCGTTTGCCACAGGCTGGCTGCGAGAAGCTGGAGCTTGCGATACTTAGTTTTCTGGACCAAGTCCGAAAAATGCACAGCAGTGAGCAGGCTCAAAAGGCAAATGTATACAAGAGACTTAATGAGGTGTTTGGACTGAGTGACGAGCAAATGCTTTTAAGTTTTATAAACCGTAAAAT TATTACAAACCTTAAGTTTTGGGGACGCTCTGAGCCGATTATCACCAAAACCCTTATGCTACTTTCCGATCTCTCGGTGCACTTTAACTCTGTGCGCAAACTTGCACGTCTCGAGGAAGTTCAATTCATGCTTACACATCACACTAGCGAGCATTTCCCATTCCTAGGAACCAATTCTACATTGAGTGAAATGAGATGTCGCACCATGTTTTACACTTCTTTGGGGCGCTTATTGATGTTCGACTTGGGCGAAGATGAAGAGagattttataaatttttggAACCTTTAACAA ATCAATTTGAGTCCCTTGGTTCCGTGCTGATGGACACCAATATATTTCCTAACGATGAGGCTAAAAAGGCCACCATTGGCTTGGCTCGTGACCTTCGTGGCTTAGCTCTGCCGCTCAATGCTCGCATTCAATACACCATGCTCTTTGAATGGCT TTACTATGCGGACTACCTGCCCATACTGCTGCGCGCAATGGAGCTATGGGCTCACGATCCTGCCGTCACGACACCAGTTCTTAAACTATTTGCCGAGCTGGTGCATTGCCGCACTCAAAGACTCGCTGGCAATGTGTCCAGCCCCATGGGCATTCTCCTATTCCGCGAGGCTTCAAAACTTATTTGTATATACGGCAATCGCATTCTGCATCAGGATGTACCGCGCGACCGACTGTACCCAATGAGACTTAAAGGAATTGCCATATGCtttttaatcttaaaaaactCACTCGGTGGAAATTATGTAAATTGCGGTGTGTTCAAACTGTACGGCGATGATACATTGGACAATGTACTGAATGTTATCGCAAAGCTAATACTCTCGATACAACAGAGCGATCTACTA GAATATCCAAAACTATCGACGGCCTATTACAACTTACTAAATTGCCTTTCACAAGATCATGTTTCTTATTTGGCTGCTTTGGAACCTGCTGCATTcgtatacattttaaaaagtcTAACTAAGGGACTTGCGGCATTAG aCTCAGCCATTTACATTAGTTGCTGCACAATTTTGGACAGTATTGTTTCCTACATCTTTAAGCAGCTTCAGATGAAAG TTTCCACATTTCCAAACAAAAAGCTTCGTAGCTTAAACCAGGAAAATGCCCAATTTTTAAAG gTTGTTGAAATTAATTCCGAGTTGCTTCAGAGTATGATGTCCTCGTTGTTGAACAACGTTTTGGCTGAGGATTGTCGAAACCAGTGGTCAATGTCACGACCACTGCTTGTTCTTATTTTACTCTACGAGGACTATTATCG CTCCCTAAAAGATAGAATCATCTGCGGGCAACCGATGGAGAAACAACAGACGATGTCTCAATGGTTTGATGACCTTATGGTTGGCATTGAGCGAAACGTTTCcagtaaaaacaaggaaaa GTTCACCCAAAATTTGTCAACATTTCGACGCGATATGGTTAACTTGCCCAAATCAAATGCAAATTTAACAG CGTTTTCGTGTGATCGACCAATGTGCGACGTTGGATTCAAACCATGTGAGCCTGAGTCCTCGCCATATTAG